The Humulus lupulus chromosome 4, drHumLupu1.1, whole genome shotgun sequence genome has a window encoding:
- the LOC133831995 gene encoding proteasome subunit alpha type-7-like: MGRDQQEAFSYRSLDSSHLDCRRRHNDGRHRKLSGLIQSDLRRTVRKIVNLDDHIALACAGLKADARALINKKYTQSGGVRPFGLSTLIIGFDPYTGAPALYQTDPFGTFSAWKANATGRNSNSLREFLEKNYKETAGQETVKLAIRALLESKLISTVRLSSPFCVLTVRLSQSFTAVICYLLKLFFHGGLYMFVGKFIGLSS, encoded by the exons ATGGGCCGAGATCAACAGGAAGCGTTCTCGTACAGGAGCCTGGACTCATCTCATTTGGACTGCAGGAGGAGGCACAATGACGGAAGGCACCGCAAACTTAGCGGCTTGATTCAGTCTGACCTCAGAAG AACGGTGAGGAAGATTGTGAATTTGGATGATCACATTGCATTGGCCTGTGCTGGGCTCAAAGCTGATGCTCGTGCCTTGATAAACAAG AAGTATACACAAAGTGGTGGTGTTAGACCGTTTGGGCTTTCAACTTTGATTATTGGCTTTGACCCATACACAGGTGCACCGGCACTATATCAGACAGATCCTTTTGGGACATTTTCAGCCTGGAAAGCAAATGCCACTGGAAGAAACTCTAACTCATTACGTGAGTTTCTTGAGAAAAACTACAAGGAGACAGCTGGGCAAGAAACCGTCAAGCTCGCCATTCGTGCTTTGCTTGAG AGTAAGCTAATCTCAACAGTACGGCTGTCTTCACCTTTCTGTGTCCTCACTGTAAGGTTGTCCCAAAGCTTCACTGCAGTTATTTGCT ATTTGTTAAAGCTCTTCTTCCATGGTGGGTTGTATATGTTTGTGGGAAAATTTATTGGTTTATCTTCATAG